A single Garra rufa chromosome 9, GarRuf1.0, whole genome shotgun sequence DNA region contains:
- the zfat gene encoding zinc finger protein ZFAT: MDPVQADGSSVFMCKICNLFSPSKRLLLSHVNETHSNEGGDPDTFIIALKPLTSQEPQSSEVIVKRKRGRPKGSTKKVQPENVQKKTPNREKESTEIQPLTVAEEPSEDGSDLECKKCNRVFSNRRQISKHICFVGLKEAADEEEYNGNNTDANKISDGEEEKERTPKKARAMRTDKLSSAKDPESASGNKNPIISVVLTSHEAMPGASKIVPIEAAPAEPSTQTDADAGSQEAAMKRGYQEYAIQQAAYEAPLKSNRLGQTQLKIFTCEYCNKVFKFKHSLQAHLRIHTNEKPFKCPQCDYASAIKANLSVHLRKHTGEKFSCELCSFNCLSKGHLKVHVERVHKKIKQHCRFCKKKYSDVKNLLKHIRETHDMNDKKVQDSYNEYSLQTREGKRQLLYNCQICDRKFKNELERDRHMMVHGNKRPFGCELCDHGSTKYQALQAHIRKHPFIYVCAICQEKFVSSVRLRSHLREFHPESDEPSAFADSINSSFCLLKPGDDIQKDMLNQDELKITEELSQLNAQELLTTEITCMAQEELQSQCSDNLVVESDLLVQNSQDGNPVSDPSAVAQTQEVITPLKIECSMTEDQNHARETASLTPEKAQTHSEQLVSKDTFPQTEEEEMVPQTNADEDLLGSEQEEISAFKQIVEQMQKRQLNMEVFERIRKVYGDLECEYCGMNILYLIQGTPSTGCSV; this comes from the exons aTGGTTCATCAGTCTTCATGTGCAAAATATGCAACTTGTTCTCTCCCAGTAAACGATTGCTGCTGTCTCATGTTAATGAGACTCACTCTAATGAAGGAGGTGATCCTGATACTTTTATTATAGCACTTAAGCCTTTAACTTCTCAGGAGCCACAGAGTTCAG AAGTTATTGTGAAAAGAAAGCGTGGAAGACCAAAAGGCTCTACTAAGAAAGTCCAACCAGAAAATGTCCAGAAAAAAACACCCAATCGGGAGAAAGAGTCCACTGAAATACAACCGCTGACAGTAGCCGAAGAGCCAAGTGAGGATGGCAGTGATCTGGAGTGCAAGAAATGCAATCGTGTGTTTAGCAACAGGCGACAAATTTCCAAACACATTTGCTTTGTAGGACTGAAAGAGGCTGCTGATGAAGAAGAGTATAATG GTAATAATACAGATGCAAATAAAATCAGTGATGGAGAGGAGGAGAAAGAGAGGACACCAAAGAAAGCTAGAGCGATGCGGACAGATAAGCTGTCCAGTGCAAAGGACCCTGAATCAGCAAGCGGCAACAAAAACCCTATTATAAGTGTGGTCCTCACCAGTCACGAGGCCATGCCTG GTGCCTCTAAAATAGTTCCTATTGAAGCAGCTCCAGCTGAACCATCCACCCAGACGGATGCAGATGCAGGTTCCCAGGAGGCAGCAATGAAAAGGGGATACCAGGAATATGCCATTCAGCAAGCTGCTTATGAAGCACCCCTCAAGTCAAACAG GTTAGGACAGACGCAGCTTAAAATCTTCACATGTGAATACTGCAATAAAGTGTTcaagttcaaacattcactgcAGGCTCACTTAAGAATCCACACCAATGAGAAACCATTCAAGTGCCCGCAGTGTGACTACGCCAGCGCAATAAAGGCCAATCTTAGCGTTCACTTGCGGAAACACACAGGTGAGaaattcagctgtgagctgtgcTCATTTAATTGCCTCAGTAAAGGACACCTCAAAGTGCACGTAGAGCGAGTGCACAAGAAGATCAAGCAGCACTGCCGATTCTGCAAGAAGAAATACTCTGACGTGAAGAACCTTCTTAAACACATTCGTGAGACTCACGATATGAACGACAAGAAAGTACAGGACTCCTACAATGAGTACAGCCTCCAGACCAGGGAGGGAAAGAGACAGCTTCTGTACAACTGCCAAATATGCGACCGCAAGTTCAAGAACGAGCTCGAGCGCGACCGTCACATGATGGTTCACGGCAACAAGAGACCCTTCGGCTGCGAACTATGCGATCACGGCTCGACCAAATACCAAGCATTGCAAGCCCACATCCGAAAGCATCCCTTCATCTACGTGTGTGCCATTTGCCAGGAAAAATTTGTCAGCTCTGTGCGACTGAGGTCGCATCTCAGAGAGTTTCACCCAGAATCGGATGAACCCTCTGCTTTTGCAGACTCCATCAATTCCAGCTTTTGCTTGCTCAAACCAGGCGATGACATTCAGAAGGACATGTTGAATCAGGATGAGCTTAAGATCACAGAAGAGCTCTCACAGCTCAACGCCCAGGAGCTCTTAACCACAGAAATTACTTGCATGGCTCAAGAGGAGCTTCAAAGTCAGTGCTCTGATAATTTAGTAGTGGAGTCAGACCTTCTCGTACAGAACTCGCAGGATGGAAATCCAGTTTCAGACCCATCTGCTGTAGCACAAACACAAGAAGTGATAACTCCACTTAAAATAGAGTGCAGTATGACCGAAGATCAGAATCATGCTCGAGAAACTGCATCTTTGACGCCTGAAAAAGCACAAACGCACTCTGAGCAGCTGGTATCAAAGGATACATTTCCTCAAACCGAGGAAGAAGAGATGGTTCCGCAAACTAACGCTGATGAGGACTTGCTTGGTTCAGAGCAAGAAGAAATATCGGCTTTCAAGCAGATTGTAGAGCAGATGCAAAAACGACAGCTTAACATGGAAGTTTTTGAACGGATTCGGAAAGTGTACGGAGACCTTGAATGTGAATACTGCGGTATGAATATCTTATATCTAATACAGGG AACCCCCTCAACAGGATGCTCTGTTTGA
- the rbfa gene encoding putative ribosome-binding factor A, mitochondrial, giving the protein MLAVKRVVCSKECTFSRYTTALTSMIYKMTARPETPRLSSAVMLEERSIHSSACLSGGNKVMKMLAKKKKKQWYESPLQATTLSQPGFLKPSNRNKEDSVRVRTLNIIIYKAVVDLLNSYEVNSEISAYNVQISKVSLSSDYSACRIYWKTSLSAEQDSHIQQALNKCAPRIRHLLISHQILGNVPPVVFIRDKQYAAVTEIENLLKKADFGPDEDNMNNLSSNDLGAKLQLMESEDKKRPVLFGIDHDALHKQIEAYKREKGARDSLTQSPATGGLTQEQLDMLADIRKQKLIEKKKKKSKWMKDDDITPKDFLLSRSLQKEDKEEQDGDEDNLVDTQGTELMEEDNRRH; this is encoded by the exons ATGTTGGCTGTCAAAAGAGTTGTTTGTTCTAAAGAATGTACATTTAGTCGATATACGACTGCATTAACAAGCATGATCTATAAAATGACAGCAAGACCGGAGACACCGCGATTATCGTCGGCGGTTATGCTTGAAGAAAGAAGTATTCATAGCTCAGCCTGTCTGTCTGGAGGCAATAAAGTAATGAAGATGCTGGCCAAAAAGAA aaaaaaacaatggtATGAATCTCCTTTGcag GCCACAACACTTAGTCAGCCTGGCTTTCTGAAACCATCAAATCGAAATAAAGAGGACAGTGTTCGTGTGAGGACTCTCAACATCATCATCTACAAAGCAGTGGTAGACTTACTGAATTCCTATGAGGTCAACTCAGAGATCAGTGCCTACAATGTGCAGATTTCCAAA GTTTCACTATCATCAGATTACTCTGCTTGTCGAATATACTGGAAGACAAGTCTGTCAGCTGAGCAAGACAGCCATATTCAGCAGGCTTTAAATAAATGTGCTCCTCGGATACG GCACCTTCTGATCTCTCACCAAATCCTTGGAAATGTTCCTCCTGTGGTTTTCATCAGAGATAAACAATATGCTGCTGTCACTGAG ATTGAAAACCTTCTCAAGAAAGCAGATTTTGGTCCAGATGAAGATAACATGAATAATTTATCCTCCAATGATCTCGG CGCCAAACTGCAGCTGATGGAATCTGAAGACAAGAAAAGACCCGTTTTGTTTGGCATCGATCACGATGCTTTGCACAAACAGATTGAAGCCTATAAACGAGAGAAGGGGGCAAGAGACTCTCTCACACAGAGTCCTGCTACTGGAGGACTGACACAAGAGCAGCTGGATATGCTAGCAGATATTAGGAAGCAGAAACTCattgagaaaaagaagaaaaagtccAAATGGATGAAGGACGATGATATCACTCCTAAGGATTTTCTGTTGTCCAGAAGCCTTCAAAAAGAGGATAAAGAGGAGCAAGATGGTGATGAGGACAACCTGGTGGATACCCAGGGCACAGAGTTGATGGAAGAGGACAACAGGAGACACTGA
- the adnp2a gene encoding activity-dependent neuroprotective protein 2a has protein sequence MYQIPVKNLTKLRRPRKRVKNILCDIGMQQCQDLLETYKCFDTGDASFDNTEWDDFTDGHVGKKKKKYPYRSQALCCSLCWYSSRSVPTFRSHIHRCHWNNLDGACLLMCPYCPFVSSPKITEQHIQFFHMLPSKTHRIPLHSNPSHTLAHTPKTVSVTVSADAADDRYTCATCGYHDSLLYVMKKHVLVNHYAVMLDRYFGLGSDSKQKTDGEQIRDGASVKYHCKVCKLPAETIEHLLYHILSSEKHKDLHWQIMPCIIEKDCTNQMAGLQNLLNLAPKAMQQVTLLARPNYMPQQTQQTNGNGTVLLAGPSNAAALFCSPGAGQMFLSPQTQALLSGTTVAALQNAQHPQSPSGMPQVLPNSPVVKPINMMMPNIPQSAHKTVPITMAMPRLPQTHQAQQVLFPPGVQVNLPGEMGVRSPFLVTPGLQLNQSVPRTPLITSQSVRLIPTGNKVNGVPTYTLAPVQVTVPVHSGPAQMLLAQNQISPSTNSAVVPAGLMPTIQRAINRNSVPNELAVLAPFLKKHDDHTVKCLRCKILLTEQGIFQHLLHGLKCLFCPQMFYSFKQIMEHTNKEHSLKIKENRHFIKEQFSLDCDEKGNLMFTTFNLNTDVPKDLLDNRELNLALVTSSQDKLYIKMYPDKAEYATTLKTTPTACPFCQVKLQNSEDYERHLQSKHHIVPTIHAILKTPAYKCIYCFGVYTEKSTPKTISIHVQRCRCAPKAVKEAERQLNPDTTERPEGDLCNPPQMPSSSDVACQSGPEFVKPKKEVVTPKNRRRNVKVPKVEVPEAPVKLVLEPMGMEMTSFEDRKDFLSQYFHRKPYVTKTEIELLASRLWINKADVKAHFNSKLTKCLKAVQKKRVCVRLGFKMIEVNKVKHNLFIPEVKPVKKKVLNEVKCGGVVPHVTVKTEEMNETKHNLFIPGVPVTVKTEDVSEMEHELYIPGVTVKKEDVTEMEHGLFISDVRRL, from the exons ATGTATCAAATTCCAGTGAAGAACCTGACCAAACTCAGGCGTCCTAGGAAACGCGTCAAAAATATCCTGTGTGACATCGGGATGCAGCAGTGTCAAGATTTATTGGAG ACATACAAATGTTTTGATACTGGTGATGCAAGTTTTGACAACACAGAATGGGATGATTTCACTGATGGTCATGttggcaaaaagaaaaaaaag tatccATACCGGAGCCAAGCTCTGTGCTGCAGTCTGTGTTGGTACTCCAGCCGGTCAGTACCCACATTCAGAAGTCACATCCATCGCTGTCACTGGAACAATCTGGATGGGGCCTGTTTGTTAATGTGCCCTTACTGCCCATTTGTCAGCTCTCCGAAAATCACAGAACAACACATTCAGTTTTTTCACATGCTGCCATCGAAAACCCATCGTATACCTCTTCACAGCAACCCCAGCCACACTTTGGCCCACACACCGAAAACAGTGTCAGTCACAGTTTCCGCTGATGCTGCCGATGACAGATACACATGCGCAACCTGCGGCTATCATGACTCTTTACTATACGTGATGAAGAAGCACGTcttggtaaaccactacgctgtGATGCTGGATCGCTACTTTGGGCTCGGCTCAGACAGCAAACAAAAGACTGATGGTGAGCAGATACGTGACGGTGCATCGGTGAAATATCACTGCAAAGTGTGCAAGTTGCCTGCGGAGACTATTGAACATTTACTCTATCACATTTTGAGTTCAGAGAAGCACAAAGACCTTCACTGGCAAATAATGCCTTGTATAATCGAAAAAGACTGCACAAACCAAATGGCCGGATTACAGAATCTGCTAAATCTCGCACCGAAAGCGATGCAACAGGTCACGTTGCTCGCAAGGCCGAACTATATGCCACAGCAGACGCAACAAACAAATGGAAACGGTACTGTTCTTCTGGCGGGCCCAAGCAACGCGGCCGCTTTGTTTTGCTCTCCTGGTGCAGGACAGATGTTTCTGTCTCCACAAACGCAAGCTTTACTATCAGGCACGACTGTCGCCGCGCTTCAGAATGCACAGCATCCGCAGTCCCCCAGCGGGATGCCGCAAGTCCTGCCTAACTCTCCAGTAGTGAAGCCAATTAATATGATGATGCCAAACATACCACAAAGCGCACACAAGACGGTACCCATCACTATGGCCATGCCCAGGCTACCCCAGACCCATCAAGCACAGCAGGTTCTTTTTCCGCCTGGCGTCCAGGTCAACCTCCCGGGTGAAATGGGTGTACGGTCGCCATTTCTTGTTACTCCAGGTCTTCAGCTAAACCAGTCGGTTCCCAGAACTCCCCTCATAACTTCGCAGTCCGTGCGGCTCATTCCCACAGGCAACAAAGTCAATGGTGTCCCAACCTACACTCTAGCCCCGGTTCAAGTCACGGTTCCCGTCCACAGCGGTCCCGCTCAAATGCTACTGGCGCAAAACCAGATCAGCCCATCTACAAATTCAGCGGTGGTCCCGGCAGGTCTCATGCCTACAATTCAGAGGGCGATAAACCGAAATTCTGTACCAAACGAGTTGGCTGTGCTCGCGCCGTTTTTGAAGAAACATGACGATCACACTGTCAAGTGCCTGAGGTGCAAGATTTTACTGACAGAGCAGGGGATTTTCCAGCATTTGTTGCATGGCTTGAAGTGTCTTTTCTGCCCTCAAATGTTCTACTCTTTCAAGCAGATCATGGAGCACACCAATAAAGAGCACAGTTTGAAAATCAAGGAAAATCGGCATTTCATTAAAGAACAGTTTAGTCTCGACTGTGATGAAAAGGGGAACCTCATGTTCACAACTTTTAATCTAAACACAGATGTGCCCAAAGATCTTCTCGACAACCGAGAGCTCAACCTCGCACTGGTTACAAGCTCTCAAGATAAGCTATACATAAAAATGTATCCAGACAAGGCAGAATACGCAACCACGTTGAAGACGACACCTACCGCTTGTCCGTTTTGCCAAGTGAAGCTCCAGAACTCGGAGGACTATGAGCGGCATCTTCAATCGAAGCACCACATCGTTCCCACCATTCATGCAATACTGAAAACACCTGCATACAAATGCATATATTGTTTTGGGGTGTATACCGAAAAGTCGACACCAAAAACAATTTCCATTCATGTGCAACGGTGCCGTTGTGCTCCCAAAGCCGTCAAGGAAGCAGAAAGGCAACTAAACCCAGATACAACAGAACGTCCTGAAGGTGATTTATGTAATCCTCCTCAGATGCCCAGTTCTTCAGACGTGGCCTGTCAGAGTGGCCCTGAATTTGTCAAGCCAAAGAAAGAAGTCGTCACTCCGAAAAACAGGAGAAGGAACGTGAAAGTCCCAAAGGTAGAAGTCCCTGAAGCTCCAGTGAAACTCGTCTTGGAACCGATGGGAATGGAGATGACATCGTTCGAAGACAGAAAAGACTTTCTTTCGCAGTACTTCCACAGAAAGCCATACGTGACGAAGACTGAAATCGAACTGCTAGCGTCCCGATTGTGGATTAACAAGGCTGACGTGAAGGCTCACTTTAACAGCAAGCTCACCAAGTGCTTGAAGGCAGTTCAGAAAAAGAGGGTTTGCGTGCGTCTCGGGTTCAAAATGATTGAGGTGAACAAGGTGAAGCACAACCTCTTTATTCCAGAGGTGAAgcctgttaaaaaaaaagtcttgaaCGAGGTCAAGTGCGGCGGGGTCGTTCCACACGTAACTGTTAAAACAGAAGAGAtgaatgaaacaaaacacaacctCTTCATTCCAGGGGTACCGGTTACAGTTAAAACAGAGGATGTGAGTGAAATGGAACATGAACTCTACATCCCAGGGGTGACTGTTAAAAAAGAGGATGTAACTGAAATGGAACACGGCCTCTTCATCTCAGATGTACGGCGTCTGTAA
- the pard6ga gene encoding par-6 family cell polarity regulator gamma a, with product MNRALRKSQSLRCCSVLEVKSKYGAEFRRFSLDRSEPGRYKDFHRLIVRLHHLWQMDVLIGYADVQGEQLPINNDDNFWKAVTSTQSLLRIFIQLQEEVDQDLPGADDTTKRKKPVSQRKAPFQISMPQNFRPVSSIIDVDILPECHRRVRLYRQGSDRPLGFYIRDGTTVRVTPYGLEKVPGIFISRIIPGGLAACTGLLAINDQVLEVNGIDVMGKSLDQVTDMMIANSHNLIITVKPANQHNNIRRKSCTSSSSGHYFDSTHSVSYPGLPMIMKAYGLSNGSESEDDIDVVVESPIKHRSRRSGASAASHSFQPQVHTSYRPQVSARQPNSLISAAAAFHSQPCLAYTAHIDNSVPHHRNRTSQQHFICNPAIRQGSSSTHDILNTWHVDLRRHLLLPQGAMEEDGIVVIL from the exons ATGAACCGGGCACTTAGAAAGTCTCAGTCTCTGCGTTGCTGTTCGGTCCTCGAAGTGAAAAGTAAA TATGGTGCAGAATTCAGGAGGTTTTCTCTGGACCGCTCTGAGCCTGGCAGGTATAAAGACTTCCACAGGCTCATTGTGCGTTTACATCACTTATGGCAAATGGATGTCCTTATCGGCTATGCGGATGTCCAAGGAGAGCAGCTACCCATCAATAATGATGACAACTTTTGGAAAGCTGTGACCTCCACACAATCTTTACTGCGCATCTTCATTCAGCTTCAAG AGGAAGTTGACCAGGATCTCCCAGGTGCAGATGATACAACAAAGCGAAAGAAACCTGTCAGCCAGAGAAAAGCACCATTTCAGATCAGCATGCCACAGAACTTCCGCCCTGTTTCCTCCATcattgacgtggacatcttaccAGAATGCCACAGAAGAGTGCGTCTGTATCGCCAGGGCTCGGACAGACCTCTGGGGTTTTACATTCGTGACGGTACCACTGTCAGGGTTACTCCTTACGGTCTGGAAAAGGTTCCAGGCATCTTTATCTCACGCATAATACCTGGTGGACTGGCGGCTTGCACGGGACTGCTGGCCATCAATGACCAGGTCCTGGAAGTGAATGGTATTGATGTTATGGGGAAGTCTTTGGATCAGGTAACCGACATGATGATCGCCAACAGCCATAATCTCATCATCACAGTGAAACCTGCAAACCAGCATAACAACATAAGACGAAAAAGCTGCACTTCCTCAAGCTCGGGACACTATTTTGATAGTACACACTCTGTAAGCTATCCAGGCCTGCCTATGATAATGAAAGCTTATGGTTTAAGTAATGGCTCTGAGAGCGAAGACGATATAGACGTGGTTGTCGAGAGCCCCATCAAACACCGGTCCCGACGTTCGGGTGCTTCAGCTGCCTCTCATTCTTTTCAGCCACAAGTTCATACTTCCTACAGACCCCAAGTTTCTGCCAGACAGCCCAACTCACTCATTTCAGCGGCGGCGGCTTTTCACTCTCAACCTTGTCTTGCCTATACAGCTCACATTGACAACAGTGTCCCTCATCACAGGAATCGGACCTCCCAACAGCATTTCATCTGTAATCCAGCCATCAGACAAGGAAGCTCTAGTACCCATGATATTCTAAACACGTGGCACGTAGATCTGAGACGCCATTTACTGTTGCCCCAGGGGGCGATGGAGGAAGATggaattgttgtcattttgtaa